The Pseudomonas sp. MM223 genome segment CTAGGCCTGTCGCTGTCGATCTTCATGAGCTTTCGCAACAACGCCTGCTATGACCGCTGGTGGGAGGGCCGCAAGGCGTGGGGCAAGCTGATCATCGAAACCCGCTCGTTCGTGCGTGAAAGCGTGGTGATTGCAGACGAAAAACTGCGCAGCGAACTGCTGCGCAGCCTGTGCGGTTTTGCCCATGCATTGAACGCGCGGCTGCGCGGTGAGGACGAACTGGCGGCCGCTCGGCCCTGGCTCGCCCGGCCAGAGGCGACCAACCCGCACAACGTGTGCGATGGCATCTTGCGGGTAATGGGCGAGCACTGCTCGCGGCTGGCGGAACAGCAGCACATCAGCGATTGGCGCTACAGCCTGCTGGAACAGCGGCTGGTAGGCCTGACCGAGGTACAGGCCACCTGCGAGCGGATCAAGTTCACGCCCTTGCCATTCCCCTACACACTGCTGCTGCACCGCACCATCTACATCTTCTGCCTGCTGCTGCCGTTTGCCCTGGCCGAGCCGCTGGGTTGGCTGGCGCCGCTGTTCACCACCATCGTGGGGTACACGTTCTTCGGGCTGGATGCGATTGGCAACGAACTGGAAGACCCGTTCGGGCGCGATGAGAACGACCTGCCGACCGACGCCATGGTGCGGACCGTGGAGCGGGATGTGCTGGCGGGGTTGGGGGAACAGCAGCTGCCGCCGGCGTTGTTGCCGGTGGGGTATGTGTTGAGCTGAAGTATTCAATCCATTGCGCAAACCCGGCCTGCCTGCACACTCCTTGTAGGAGCGGCCTTGTGCCGCGAAAGGGCCGCAAAGCGGCCCCGGCAATCTCAGCATTACAGTTGAGATCCTGGGGCCGCTGCGCAGCCCTTTCGCGGCACAAGGCCGCTCCTACACCAACCACGTCCACCAGCCGTCAAAGAATCAACCCCGGCTAGCGCAGGCCTCGATCGGCAACAGGTGTTTGACGAAGTTGCACGGCCGGTGCCGGGCATCCAGCTGCTCGGCCAGAATGCCCTCCCACGCGGTGCGGCAGGCCCCGGTAGAGCCTGGCAGGCAGCACACCAAGGTGCGGTTGGACAACCCGGCCAACGCCCGGCTCTGCACGGTCGAGGTGCCGATATCCAGAATCGACAAGGCCCGGAACAGCTCGCCAAAACCATCGATGCGCTTGTCCAACAGGCACTCGACGGCTTCCGGCGTGCTGTCGCGCCCGGTAAAGCCTGTACCGCCGGTAATCAGCACCACCTGCACCTGCTCATCGGCAATCCAGGTCGCCACCTGGGCGCGGATCTTGTAAAGGTCGTCCTTGAGCAGCGCCCGCGCCACCAGCCGGTGGCCGATTTCTACCGAACGGCTGGCCAGCAGCTCGCCGGAGGTGTCGTTGTCGTAGGTACGGGTGTCGCTGACAGTCAGCACGGCGATGTTCAGCGGTACGAAGACCGCATCGGGTTGGACGCGCACGGTTGAAGCTCCTTGAATGGCATTGCCGCCACGCTAGAGGCGTGGCCCGAGGGCGTCCAATCAATATGGCGAACGGGTTCATCGACAGGGTCTATCGCTGCCTGTACTGCCCCTATCGCCGGCAAGCCAGCTCCCACAGGAACGGCGCAAACCTTGAGGGCGATGATACCCATGTGGGAGGCTGGCTTGCCGGCGATAGGGCCGGTGCAGGC includes the following:
- the moaB_2 gene encoding Molybdenum cofactor biosynthesis protein B (*Name moaB_2), encoding MRVQPDAVFVPLNIAVLTVSDTRTYDNDTSGELLASRSVEIGHRLVARALLKDDLYKIRAQVATWIADEQVQVVLITGGTGFTGRDSTPEAVECLLDKRIDGFGELFRALSILDIGTSTVQSRALAGLSNRTLVCCLPGSTGACRTAWEGILAEQLDARHRPCNFVKHLLPIEACASRG